A stretch of the Pelodiscus sinensis isolate JC-2024 chromosome 8, ASM4963464v1, whole genome shotgun sequence genome encodes the following:
- the DNAJC12 gene encoding dnaJ homolog subfamily C member 12 isoform X1 — protein MDAVLNCKLDEMEDYYILLGCDELSTVEQILAEFKVKALECHPDKHPGNPKAVENFQKLQQAKEILINEESRARYDYWRRSKISIPFHQWEALSNSIKTSMHWAVRSKKEAMLEAPELNNSNNVTNDIWAQQTENNKDGLSDERWEQDDAEITDEKPQLPKSPDSPRFLDANCWHLRFRWSGDAPSELLRKFRNYEI, from the exons ATGGACGCAGTTTTGAATTGCAAGCTGGATGAAATGGAAGATTATTACATCTTGCTAGGATGTGATGAACTATCCACG GTTGAACAAATTCTTGCAGAATTTAAGGTTAAAGCCCTTGAGTGTCATCCTGACAAACATCCTGGAAACCCTAAAGCTG TGGAGAACTTTCAGAAGCTGCAGCAGGCTAAGGAGATTCTTATTAATGAAGAGAGTCGAGCTCGTTATGATTACTGGCGACGAAGCAAaatttccattccattccatcaGTGGGAGGCTCTGAGCAACTCCATAAAAAcg tcAATGCACTGGGCTGTCAGAAGTAAAAAAGAAGCAATGCTGGAAGCACCTGAGCTAAATAATAGCAACAACGTAACTAATGACATTTGGGCCCAACAGACTGAAAACAATAAAGATGGTTTATCAGATGAGAGATGGGAACAAGATGATGCTGAGATTACTGATGAGAAGCCACAATTGCCAAAGAGCCCTGACTCTCCAA GATTTTTAGATGCAAATTGCTGGCACTTGCGTTTCCGCTGGTCAGGTGATGCCCCTTCAGAGCTTCTCAGGAAGTTCAGGAACTATGAAATATGA
- the DNAJC12 gene encoding dnaJ homolog subfamily C member 12 isoform X2, with product MDAVLNCKLDEMEDYYILLGCDELSTVEQILAEFKVKALECHPDKHPGNPKAVENFQKLQQAKEILINEESRARYDYWRRSKISIPFHQWEALSNSIKTTENNKDGLSDERWEQDDAEITDEKPQLPKSPDSPRFLDANCWHLRFRWSGDAPSELLRKFRNYEI from the exons ATGGACGCAGTTTTGAATTGCAAGCTGGATGAAATGGAAGATTATTACATCTTGCTAGGATGTGATGAACTATCCACG GTTGAACAAATTCTTGCAGAATTTAAGGTTAAAGCCCTTGAGTGTCATCCTGACAAACATCCTGGAAACCCTAAAGCTG TGGAGAACTTTCAGAAGCTGCAGCAGGCTAAGGAGATTCTTATTAATGAAGAGAGTCGAGCTCGTTATGATTACTGGCGACGAAGCAAaatttccattccattccatcaGTGGGAGGCTCTGAGCAACTCCATAAAAAcg ACTGAAAACAATAAAGATGGTTTATCAGATGAGAGATGGGAACAAGATGATGCTGAGATTACTGATGAGAAGCCACAATTGCCAAAGAGCCCTGACTCTCCAA GATTTTTAGATGCAAATTGCTGGCACTTGCGTTTCCGCTGGTCAGGTGATGCCCCTTCAGAGCTTCTCAGGAAGTTCAGGAACTATGAAATATGA